In Populus alba chromosome 9, ASM523922v2, whole genome shotgun sequence, a genomic segment contains:
- the LOC118053788 gene encoding flowering-promoting factor 1 — MSGVWIFDKNGVARLITNPTRESFEQKEPPHPGTATAPGARPRVLVYLPANHAIRSYTELEQRLAELGWTRYYNSNQTNLLQFHKSDDSAHLISLPRDFDSFKPLHMYDIVVKNRSFFEVRDPAAS; from the coding sequence ATGTCCGGTGTTTGGATATTTGACAAGAACGGAGTGGCTCGCCTGATAACAAATCCTACAAGAGAGTCTTTCGAGCAGAAAGAGCCACCCCATCCAGGCACAGCCACGGCTCCTGGGGCTAGACCCAGGGTCCTTGTCTATCTCCCAGCAAACCATGCGATCCGTTCCTACACCGAACTCGAGCAGCGACTAGCAGAACTTGGCTGGACTCGCTACTATAACTCCAACCAGACCAACCTTCTGCAATTTCACAAGTCCGACGACTCGGCCCATCTCATTTCTCTTCCTCGAGATTTCGATAGCTTCAAACCTCTCCACATGTATGATATTGTCGTGAAGAATCGATCTTTCTTTGAAGTTCGAGATCCTGCAGCGAGTTAA